In the Ictalurus punctatus breed USDA103 chromosome 7, Coco_2.0, whole genome shotgun sequence genome, one interval contains:
- the pak2a gene encoding serine/threonine-protein kinase PAK 2a isoform X2 produces the protein MCDNGELEDKPPAPPVRMSSSSKDGVPKPLPSVPEEKKTRKGIYSIFSAEKGKRKDKDKERPEISHPSDFEHTIHVGFDAVTGEFTGMPEQWARLLQTSNITKSEQKKNPQAVLDVLKFYDSTGNGKQKYLSFTDKDAPPVKKGSEPVPGGVKDDDDDDDEAPPPVVAPRPEHTISVLTRPSMIDPLPPPDASKSADKQKKGKGKMTDEEIMDKLRTIVSIGDPKKKYTRYEKIGQGASGTVFTAIDVATGQEVAIKQINLQKQPKKELIINEILVMKEMRNPNIVNFLDSFLVGEELFVVMEYLAGGSLTDVVTETCMDEAQIAAVCRECLQALEFLHANQVIHRDIKSDNVLLGMDGSVKLTDFGFCAQITPEQSKRSTMVGTPYWMAPEVVTRKAYGPKVDIWSLGIMAIEMVEGEPPYLNENPLRALYLIATNGTPELQNPEKLSPIFRDFLNRCLEMDVEKRGSGKELLQHSFLKLAKPLSSLTPLILAAKEAMKSSR, from the exons atgtgtgataaCGGAGAGTTGGAGGATaaaccccccgcccccccggTCAGGATGAGCAGCAGTAGTAAAGATGGCGTCCCAAAACCGCTGCCCTCTGTCcctgaggagaaaaaaacacgCAAAGGCATCTACTCCATCTTCTCCGCCGAGAAAG GGAAGCGTAAGGATAAGGATAAGGAGAGGCCAGAGATTTCACATCCCTCAGATTTTGAGCACACCATTCACGTAGGGTTTGATGCCGTGACGGGCGAGTTCACc GGAATGCCGGAGCAGTGGGCGCGGCTCCTCCAGACCTCCAACATCACCAAGTCGGAGCAGAAGAAGAACCCACAGGCCGTCCTCGATGTGCTCAAGTTCTATGACTCAACCGGAAACGGGAAGCAGAAATACCTCAGCTTCACAG ATAAGGATGCTCCCCCAGTGAAGAAGGGCTCAGAGCCGGTACCTGGTGGTGttaaagatgatgatgatgatgatgatgaagctccgccccctgtgGTGGCTCCTCGACCTGAACACACTATATCA GTTCTCACTCGTCCATCGATGATCGACCCTCTGCCTCCTCCAGATGCCTCCAAATCTGCAGATAaacagaagaaaggaaaaggaaagatgACTGATGAGGAGATCATGGATAAACTGA GGACGATAGTGAGCATCGGAGACCCAAAGAAGAAATACACACGATACGAGAAAATCGGACAGGG tgCGTCCGGTACTGTATTTACTGCCATCGACGTCGCTACAGGACAGGAG gTGGCTATAAAGCAGATTAACTTGCAGAAGCAGCCGAAGAAGGAACTGATCATTAATGAGATCCTGGTGATGAAAGAGATGAGGAACCCCAACATCGTCAACTTCTTAGACAG tttcctGGTGGGGGAGGAGCTGTTTGTGGTGATGGAGTATTTAGCCGGTGGTTCGCTGACTGATGTCGTTACAGAGACGTGTATGGATGAAGCTCAGATTGCTGCTGTGTGCCGAGAG TGTCTGCAGGCACTGGAGTTCCTGCACGCTAATCAGGTGATTCACCGCGACATCAAGAGCGACAACGTGCTGCTGGGCATGGACGGCTCTGTTAAACTCA cggaTTTCGGGTTCTGCGCTCAGATCACTCCAGAGCAGAGTAAGCGCAGTACGATGGTGGGAACGCCGTACTGGATGGCCCCCGAGGTGGTGACCCGCAAAGCGTATGGACCAAAAGTGGACATCTGGTCTCTGGGCATCATGGCTATAGAGATGGTGGAGGGAGAACCACCATACCTCAATGAGAACCCACTGagg GCCCTGTACCTCATCGCCACTAACGGAACTCCGGAGTTGCAGAACCCTGAGAAACTTTCTCCAATCTTCAGAGATTTCCTCAACCGCTGTCTGGAGATGGACGTGGAGAAGAGAGGGAGCGGCAAAGAGCTGCTGCAg CACTCGTTCCTGAAGTTAGCGAAGCCTCTGTCCAGTCTCACCCCCCTCATCCTTGCCGCCAAGGAGGCCATGAAGAGCAGCCGCTAA
- the pak2a gene encoding serine/threonine-protein kinase PAK 2a isoform X1, with protein MCDNGELEDKPPAPPVRMSSSSKDGVPKPLPSVPEEKKTRKGIYSIFSAEKVGKRKDKDKERPEISHPSDFEHTIHVGFDAVTGEFTGMPEQWARLLQTSNITKSEQKKNPQAVLDVLKFYDSTGNGKQKYLSFTDKDAPPVKKGSEPVPGGVKDDDDDDDEAPPPVVAPRPEHTISVLTRPSMIDPLPPPDASKSADKQKKGKGKMTDEEIMDKLRTIVSIGDPKKKYTRYEKIGQGASGTVFTAIDVATGQEVAIKQINLQKQPKKELIINEILVMKEMRNPNIVNFLDSFLVGEELFVVMEYLAGGSLTDVVTETCMDEAQIAAVCRECLQALEFLHANQVIHRDIKSDNVLLGMDGSVKLTDFGFCAQITPEQSKRSTMVGTPYWMAPEVVTRKAYGPKVDIWSLGIMAIEMVEGEPPYLNENPLRALYLIATNGTPELQNPEKLSPIFRDFLNRCLEMDVEKRGSGKELLQHSFLKLAKPLSSLTPLILAAKEAMKSSR; from the exons atgtgtgataaCGGAGAGTTGGAGGATaaaccccccgcccccccggTCAGGATGAGCAGCAGTAGTAAAGATGGCGTCCCAAAACCGCTGCCCTCTGTCcctgaggagaaaaaaacacgCAAAGGCATCTACTCCATCTTCTCCGCCGAGAAAG TAGGGAAGCGTAAGGATAAGGATAAGGAGAGGCCAGAGATTTCACATCCCTCAGATTTTGAGCACACCATTCACGTAGGGTTTGATGCCGTGACGGGCGAGTTCACc GGAATGCCGGAGCAGTGGGCGCGGCTCCTCCAGACCTCCAACATCACCAAGTCGGAGCAGAAGAAGAACCCACAGGCCGTCCTCGATGTGCTCAAGTTCTATGACTCAACCGGAAACGGGAAGCAGAAATACCTCAGCTTCACAG ATAAGGATGCTCCCCCAGTGAAGAAGGGCTCAGAGCCGGTACCTGGTGGTGttaaagatgatgatgatgatgatgatgaagctccgccccctgtgGTGGCTCCTCGACCTGAACACACTATATCA GTTCTCACTCGTCCATCGATGATCGACCCTCTGCCTCCTCCAGATGCCTCCAAATCTGCAGATAaacagaagaaaggaaaaggaaagatgACTGATGAGGAGATCATGGATAAACTGA GGACGATAGTGAGCATCGGAGACCCAAAGAAGAAATACACACGATACGAGAAAATCGGACAGGG tgCGTCCGGTACTGTATTTACTGCCATCGACGTCGCTACAGGACAGGAG gTGGCTATAAAGCAGATTAACTTGCAGAAGCAGCCGAAGAAGGAACTGATCATTAATGAGATCCTGGTGATGAAAGAGATGAGGAACCCCAACATCGTCAACTTCTTAGACAG tttcctGGTGGGGGAGGAGCTGTTTGTGGTGATGGAGTATTTAGCCGGTGGTTCGCTGACTGATGTCGTTACAGAGACGTGTATGGATGAAGCTCAGATTGCTGCTGTGTGCCGAGAG TGTCTGCAGGCACTGGAGTTCCTGCACGCTAATCAGGTGATTCACCGCGACATCAAGAGCGACAACGTGCTGCTGGGCATGGACGGCTCTGTTAAACTCA cggaTTTCGGGTTCTGCGCTCAGATCACTCCAGAGCAGAGTAAGCGCAGTACGATGGTGGGAACGCCGTACTGGATGGCCCCCGAGGTGGTGACCCGCAAAGCGTATGGACCAAAAGTGGACATCTGGTCTCTGGGCATCATGGCTATAGAGATGGTGGAGGGAGAACCACCATACCTCAATGAGAACCCACTGagg GCCCTGTACCTCATCGCCACTAACGGAACTCCGGAGTTGCAGAACCCTGAGAAACTTTCTCCAATCTTCAGAGATTTCCTCAACCGCTGTCTGGAGATGGACGTGGAGAAGAGAGGGAGCGGCAAAGAGCTGCTGCAg CACTCGTTCCTGAAGTTAGCGAAGCCTCTGTCCAGTCTCACCCCCCTCATCCTTGCCGCCAAGGAGGCCATGAAGAGCAGCCGCTAA